CCTGTACGTTTTCGTAGCGGTTGAGGCCTTCTATGGTTTTGTCTTCATACAGCTCCCGCAATAGCCCACTTTGCTTGGCTATACTATTGGCCGCTTCGAAAGCATCTTTGCGTTCCACTTCGATTTGGAATGCCTGGATCATAGTGGCAAAGTCCGCCAGCTGGCTGGCAGCTCGCCCTCCCAGAAAACTGTGCGAATTTTGTACCACCTCCCAGAGCGGCATATCGTGATCAAAGGCAGCGATCAAAAGCTTATCTACCGAGGTGTTGCCGATACCCCGCTTGGGATAATTGACTATTCGCTTAAAGGCTTCCTCATCGGAGGGATTGACCGTGAAGCGCATGTAAGCCATGAGGTCTTTTATTTCCTTTCTTTGGTAAAAGGAAAGCCCACCTACGATTTTATAGGTCAGGTTTAATTTGCGTAGGGCTTCCTCTATGGCTCTGGACTGTGAGTTGGTTCTATATAAAATCGCAAAGTCACTATTGCTCAGTTTTTTGGTGTTTTTCTCTTCGAAAATAGTCTGAGCCACGATTTTCCCTTCTTCATTATCAGAGGAAGCTTTGACCAGTTCGATCAGGTCGCCATCATCATTGGAAGTCCAGACTAATTTTTTCAGCTGCGCTTTATTCTTGTCAATGATGGAATTAGCCGCTTCCACTATATTTTTGGTGGATCGGTAGTTTTGCTCCAGCTTGACCACAAACAGATCCGGGTAGTCCTTCTCGAAATTCAGGATATTCTGAATATCCGCACCCCGGAAGGCGTAAATACTCTGTGCATCGTCGCCGACTACACAGATGTTTTGATGGACGGCCGCAAGCTTTTTAGTAATCAGGTATTGGGAAAGGTTCGTATCCTGAAACTCATCCACCATGACATAGCGGAAGCGTTGCTGATACTTATTCAATACGTCCAGGTGGTCACGAAACAGCACGTTGGTATTGAACAGCAAATCATCGAAGTCCATGGCGCCGGCCTTGAATAGCCGGTCCTGGTACCGCTGGTAGATTTCACCCATTTTTGGCTTCATAGCTGCCTCATCGTCTGCTTTGACGTAAGGGTCATCCTGATAAGCTTTCCAGGTGATCAGGCGGTTTTTGGCTCCGGAGATTCTGGAGAGTACAGCATTGGCTTTATAGACTTTATCATCCAGCCGCATTTCTTTCACAATGGTTCGGATCAGGGATTTGGAATCATCTGCATCGTAAATCGTGAAATTAGAAGGGTAGCCGATTTTCTCCGCTTCCACCCGCAGTATTTTGGCAAAGACAGAGTGAAAAGTCCCCATCCAGGTATTGCGTGCATCCAGCCCCACCAGGGATTCTATCCGGTGCCGCATTTCGGCAGCAGCCTTGTTGGTAAAGGTCAGTGACAGTATACTGAAAGGGTCTACATTTTTAGAGTAAATCAGATGCGCGATCCTGTAGGTCAGTACTCTGGTTTTGCCAGATCCTGCACCTGCGATGATCATCACGGGTCCGTCTGTATGTTCTACAGCTTCTCGCTGAGGAGGGTTTAAGC
This genomic window from Algoriphagus sp. TR-M9 contains:
- a CDS encoding ATP-dependent helicase, producing the protein MDYLEGLNPPQREAVEHTDGPVMIIAGAGSGKTRVLTYRIAHLIYSKNVDPFSILSLTFTNKAAAEMRHRIESLVGLDARNTWMGTFHSVFAKILRVEAEKIGYPSNFTIYDADDSKSLIRTIVKEMRLDDKVYKANAVLSRISGAKNRLITWKAYQDDPYVKADDEAAMKPKMGEIYQRYQDRLFKAGAMDFDDLLFNTNVLFRDHLDVLNKYQQRFRYVMVDEFQDTNLSQYLITKKLAAVHQNICVVGDDAQSIYAFRGADIQNILNFEKDYPDLFVVKLEQNYRSTKNIVEAANSIIDKNKAQLKKLVWTSNDDGDLIELVKASSDNEEGKIVAQTIFEEKNTKKLSNSDFAILYRTNSQSRAIEEALRKLNLTYKIVGGLSFYQRKEIKDLMAYMRFTVNPSDEEAFKRIVNYPKRGIGNTSVDKLLIAAFDHDMPLWEVVQNSHSFLGGRAASQLADFATMIQAFQIEVERKDAFEAANSIAKQSGLLRELYEDKTIEGLNRYENVQELLNAIKEYVDNEENEDKSLGAFLQEIALLTDNDRDKDTTDAITLMTIHSSKGLEFKQVFVVGMEEDLFPSQMMMQSREDLEEERRLFYVATTRAMDKLYFSYALTRYRYGRLLNCEPSRFLEEVNPDCIKVNKKVAAKDMPGAFRREGLPGSSESTGFIGIKKKPASRMPTQMKVHTPSPDFKPSNTNNLQAEQLVEHPKFGFGKVQKIETEGLNRKATIQFEHFGEKTLLLSFAKLRIID